From the Vanacampus margaritifer isolate UIUO_Vmar chromosome 14, RoL_Vmar_1.0, whole genome shotgun sequence genome, the window GATGACAAAGGCCTGATTCAAGATGCCCGCGTGTGATCCTAAACTGGCAAAGTAATTGTTGCTTTTTCTGGCACATAATCATTGAACGTGATGGCAACAGCAAAATGAGCTCAGAAATTGtcaggatcttttttttttttttttttgccaatttaaaGAATAATGCAGTACAATATTCATCTTACAGCAAGATAATTAGCTGACAAAACGATCCATCTGAGAAGTTTTCAAACCAGACTTAAACCCTATAAAGCATGCATTTTTCCTACAAAAGCGCAGACTATTATGTAACCTCCCTAAAACTGGCTGTGGAGAgtgttcaaacaaaaaaatgcaacaatgtAGTCAAGTCAGTGGTACACACAGGTttgatgcagttattgcaaAGGATTTGCAAGTAAATGGTCTTCATTCTCTTCTAAATATAAGTTCCCTCAACAAAATATGGttatttgcaaatacagtaaCACTATCTTGTGTAGCCAATCCAGAGGGAAATAGTAACACCTGCAAATCATATTAAACTTGAATGTTTTCAGTCTACCGCAAAACTAAAACAGTTGTCCATCACTGTTCCAACACTTTTGCATGTTTTACACTCTGGTAAGTGCACGCACAGAGAATATTTGAGGTAGTATTGGAAGTTCACTTCACGATTGTTTACGACTGTTGCACTGCTCAGTGACTTACGACTAATAAACAATTTGGTGAGAGAATTTGCACTCACTTATGCAACACATTTTAAGAAATCTAAAGGAGTATAATAGAACCAAGGTTTTGTGGCGCAATCATCCGCATACAATAGACCAATTGGCTTGAAATGTTGAGAATGAAGAAGACAAAACAGGATAGGAAGTTGAGAAATGACAGAACAATTGTCACAACAATAATAGTCCCATGATTACTGCTCCCAAAACCACTGCGACCCTGACGTCCAGCCCAACGGAAAAATGTCTGGATTGATAAACAACAATGGTAGCGAGTTGATGCAAGACGACTTATACAATgcaagcttaaaaaaataaaatccgcATGGAGATGCTGCTCAGACATGTTGCAACATCAGTGCGGTAATTACAGTACTGATTCATGCAGTCTCGTCATTGTCTGCTTGAAGGCCATTATTGAGAAATACCACCTTTCAAAAATGATCTGAAGTCATTTGTATTGTCTTGTGTCATTTTAATAGGTTTGTAGATTACATCCTACCGTTCTTTTATTGGGTAATGGTAAATCCGCATCAAAACCACCATTGTTTACAATGCGGCAGTGACATGGCGGCTTAAATGCTTTCCAAGCTTCTGGCGTGTCACATTCTGCAACCAGGGGTCAATTTTCACACACTCACATTTGTAAGGCAACCAATCCTCAAGTCGTGGGGGCATGACTTTTTCAACTTTCGTGGGCTGGAATAAAAACGAATCAATCTTCCACATCACCTGGTTGACTTGCTCTCAAAGGCTCTCTTGTAGCTGGGCCGCACCCTCGCTGAAACGGACCGACAGGAGCACGCTGAAGACGGAACGGATTAACTCCGCCAAGGGTAAGTTGGCTAAGGTGGTTGTTTCTGTCTGTAACCTGCCTACAGttttacatttgtaaatgtGTAGAGTTTTGGCTGAAGAATGCACACCGGATGGTGATATTTTGTACTGGCATACAgcaggtcaagttgtatttttttttttttaagttgcaacCAGAAACTACAAATACATTGAGTTTATGTAGCTTTATATTGCtatataatgatgataatactTACAATAtgtatttgagtatttttttgatTACTTTTACTTTAACTCCTTACATTTGAAAACCTGATCTTTGCGTTCTATTCTTTGTtatcaaaattattatattatagacGCATCATTTTATATGgcccacaaatcaaattatgtGCATTTACTTCACGTTTCTTGCTAAAGttacaaaaatgcaaattgtcttcacatttaaaatagttGAGACAATACAAGCATTTTATTGGCAACCCTCCTTTTAAAAGAAATATAATTGATCAGTTTTCACTGTCCTCTGATTTCAAAGCTAGTTATTCATCAGTCATTCCGGCACTGATGGAAACGAACTCCCGTGTGGCCCATTTTGGCTGAGTGAATGGAGTGATTTAACGAATGAAGTTAAGCGGCCATTGTAGaatgacttcaaaataaatggcGTTTTCTTTATGTGCTTCAACAGGAATGTAAGGACTGCATTACCCACGAACGTCAGGTCATCGAACGCGAGTCTTGTTCCAACTTGTCGCTTCTCTCTTTAGTTCCACCCCTTCCTCTCATCTTCCATTATAGCCCggaggtgtgtgtgtatatgtgcaaATGTTTAATTTAGTAGTTTTTCagccaaatgtttgttttgaaaaacgGGAACGTCAACTGAGACACTGTGCTTGACTGAttccccaaacacacacaaggacAACCAAATATTGCTTTTATATTTAATCGGCAATTACGTGACGGATTACTCAAATGACTTGTGAAGTTGCCACATGGAAAGCAGCTATGTAAAAGCGTGTATAACTGTATATGACTCACTTACAAAGATGAGCTAAAGGGCGGGGCGTGTGCGTCTgcagtagagaaaaaaaaaaagaagtaaaaccaACAGGTATTCACAGGTCTCTGCTTTCTTCCCGTTCCCTCTTGTTGTAGATTCCCTCACTGAAAGGGGAACTCGACATTTCATTTTAATCCCCCACGCGGACGCCAGGCCACctcgcaagaaaaaaaacaatctactTTTTTTGGGGACTGGACGACGGGTTGACGTTCTTTGCAGGTGAGAGTACTGAAGAGGTTTGTCTTTTCTTCATGCTGTTGTAGCTCTCAGAAAGCAATAAGATAGCTTTCCCCCCAACCTGAGGCTATGAGAAGTATGGTCGTCCTTTTAATAGATTCACTTGAATTATGCTTTTCCTTTAAATAAGGTTAGTTTGTTTAGTGGTAGTTTTTGCGCGTCACTCAGCACTGGTTTTGAAGTCTTGtggatttttatattatattcgGAGTCTTGACAATTTATAGCGAATCTACAAgggcagaaaaaaagtacactcTAAATACAGTCGGGTCAAAAGTAAACCAATAATGGATCAATCAATTTGCTTTATCCAAAATGACccggatcggtccatttttgatccatagttgggttttttttgacCCAGCTTTTTTTAGAGcgtatatacaaaaaaaaaaaaatacaaacaaatctaCACGGTACTCCAGTAGTTGGTTGCTATACAGTAGCACACCCATAGATGAATGAAGTCTTCTGGTAGTGTAACTGAAAACTACtcagtgtctgtctgtcttggTGACGTCACATCTGTGgcatcatcttgaggatgcacAAACTTAATAGCATTTTGTTAGGGACCTGGCACACATTGCGCAACATAACTAAATACACCTCAAATGGAATTGCTAGTCTTTTTTGTATCAATATTTTCATTGGCATGTTATACAACAGATGCGGACCAAATATGAATATGTTTTAATCAACATCTGAGAAATGGATACAAAGCTGACTTTTCATCCTCTTACACTTCCCTCCTCTTTTAGACTCCTCCTCCCTTGCCCTCCACTTTTCCCGACTAGGATGACAAGCGCTCCCTCCCTTCACCGACCGAGAGGCATCGACTACAGCCAGCCCACCTGCGGAGAGATCCGGTGCAACGGACGCGGCGGTTGCGTGCTCCCGCCCGGGGGCGGCTCTGGGTTCGCGTGCGAGTGTGACCTGGGCTACCGGGGCATCTCCTGCGAGGAAACATTTAACGGCTCGCTTAGCCTCCCGCTGACCTTGGGCGTGGTGGCCTTCATCGTCGGTTTGGCGGTGCTGGCTTACCTCTTTGCCAAATTGCGGCAGAAGCAAAGACAGGGAAAGAGGTAGGTATTGACTCAGTCTTTGGGTTTCAaaattttgtacaaataaacactttttgtttggaaaaatTTGTCCAATCAAGTCAAGGTTGaatttttcaaatcattttttttttattgcaaaaaactTTCAACTACTCAAAACTCCCTTTGTCATGAATATCCTCGGTTTGTTTACTTTGTTTTGCCTAAGCAAAtaaattccattaaaaaaaaaaatatgtatgtgtaGGCTAAAATGATGGTAGGCTTTCTTTTGTAACCAGGGCCTTGCAGCAAAATTTGGCGAAACAAGTTCCTTGTGAAGCGGGTCCATCACCTTAACCCTACaggtatgtttttttatatggGTAATGAATGGCATATTTCAATATATCAGCAGCACACTagcaaaaaatagaaaaatatattaatattataaacATGGCCTGGTGCCGATCTCGATCATATAGTGCCCTATGGAGAGCActtgttaaagggatacttgactcattaagacattttcagcagtaaaacaaTCATATTTTCTCCAgaataaaagtgatttttttcaacaaattatacattttttaaaaacaaattttgatgtcaggtgatgtcatcttcagtcgacagcaagtggaaaaactatttttcaaacaagaaaaataattttatatatatatatatatatgtatatattaacaTTAaccttttactgctgaaaatggctcaatgagtcaagtatccctttaaagtaaACCGGTTGATTTTCTTCCTCGTGAGTTGAGCCTGCTTTCTTGATACTTCGATTGGAGTGTCAATATCCATCTGACAGCTACTCACTGAGCTGATGGGTTGAGCTCCAAATTTAATTTTTCACAGAAAATGTGAGTCATGTTTTCGGCCCTTTTGGAATTTGCAGGTTCCACTTCATAcaactttttcttcctttcatctttttgagtttgtgtatgaaaatgtgtatttatatttttttaacccatttttTTAAGGCACCAGTAactttcttaaaggggaagccaaccttcaacatttcttgacaataatatgctatgTGTGACCTCACTGACAGTCtgttaaatattacatttgtggaatttgagttatgcagcaaaatctagcagttttttatccatctcagggggcggccattttgccatttgctgtcaactgaagatgacatcacagttgctcaggcaccGACCAAttagagctcacctgttttctgaggctGAGCTTGgagattggttgttgcctgagcaactgtgatgtcattttcactcgacagcaagtggcaaaatagccgccttCTCATATTGATTAAAACTGctcaattttgctgcttaactcatattccactaatgcaatattaaccagaatatcgtattcagactagtggggctgcatagaacatacaagaatatttttttggggggggttgacttcccctttaaaaaaaaaaaagcaaattttccTTTTCGTTCAGGCAAGTTCAAGTGAACCCTCTTCAAAAGTTCCATCTTCCAGCTCAATTTATTCCAGCCTTAACAAAGATGGACCAGCATGGACCTTTTCTCCTTTTTAAAGGCTGACCCCCTCAACCCAAATGCTGAATGAAGCTTTACTGTGATTAATTTGGCCGTCTAACCGTTCGTTTCGGATATTTGTGATGAAACGACACTgccagattgtttttttttctccaaagcgTGCTGAAAGTGCAGAATGTAGTTTATATTTTAGTTTGAAAGTGTTTGTGCTCAAATGTGGGGCATGTGATATTTAAATAGCAGACATTGCGACAATCAaaatgtctccttttttttttaacaagcaacatgtgatgaggggaaaaaatggttgGTGTACCTGAGATagtccacacacaaaaagataTCTTAACAATCGCTAGGCTTGGGTGAAaacaatacactctaaaaacagttgggtcaaaagtaacccaattatggataaaaaatggaccaatcaatccactttatgggtcattttgacccaactttctgggttgttttatacaaaatgacccaatttttcgacccaagtaaaggatccgAGCAATatatatgagttgttttacactaaaagacccatttcttgactcaaagttgggtcaaattgacccataaagtggactggtccatttttttttttttatccataattgggttatttttgacccaactgtttttagtgtattttaaaacaCTACCGGCGGCCGCCTTGATTgataactaaaaaataataataatacattttaaaatggcagGTTTTTATTGCCACAGGAAATTCCCACTGCGGATAGAATCCTGTCAAAACGTTTACAGTTGGACTTGAAATGCActttaacaaaaacacatcacaaTATACAAGACCACAAAAGTTTGAAATTGATAAATGTGCAAAATATCACAATTCAACatcactgttattttttttactctgccGGCCAATTATAAACACAATATCTCCAAACTTTGACTCTTTTGTTCAGATGTAACAGAGGGAGAAATA encodes:
- the LOC144033938 gene encoding uncharacterized protein LOC144033938 — encoded protein: MTSAPSLHRPRGIDYSQPTCGEIRCNGRGGCVLPPGGGSGFACECDLGYRGISCEETFNGSLSLPLTLGVVAFIVGLAVLAYLFAKLRQKQRQGKRALQQNLAKQVPCEAGPSP